One stretch of Zingiber officinale cultivar Zhangliang chromosome 6B, Zo_v1.1, whole genome shotgun sequence DNA includes these proteins:
- the LOC121992697 gene encoding probable methyltransferase PMT24 — MAFGKSSLMDSRRSSSSSSHWSMMTPVLFIALCLIGVWMMTSTTIVPVDESLGNKSEMKQQVTESDTKTYEDSSGDVPDEGGRRDADGNMEDATTELKSESSEEQSMIDKTDENSTGKVQNDDLGKDDEGKKDENPNQTSYNDEIGNAEGEETIKEGSQGTNGGDMNTVEAAQEITGSDLGSKSAQLTFSDENGKMEGGEMAKDNAEIKVNSQENGQEKSKEQSSQETTISDQEKTAALHSTNQDKSSENSSDDENNGDGETNDEEMINEPIETQESGQERDQEKRSEENYQGSTESNEETKIDQKLNEVSGNGRGTNSEQISDESKGDEQAGQYFNDKTDNAQNKSIEQNGEMFFDGKDQIQVTEKGKQKPNGTTSVQQNKDHLYDEMLLSNGAQSELLNESNSQNGAWSTQVAESKTEEQLQAGLKEHKNMYSWKLCNVTAGTDYIPCLDNEEVIKRLRTTKHYEHRERHCPDDPPTCLVPLPEGYTQSIRWPHSRNKIWYYNVPHTSLATIKGHQNWVKVSGEFLTFPGGGTQFKHGALHYIDFIQESVPGIAWGKNSRVVLDVGCGVASFGGFLFDRDVLTMSFAPKDEHEAQVQFALERGIPAMSAVMGTKRLSFPGMVFDVIHCARCRVPWHIEGGKLLLELNRLLRPGGYFVWSATPVYQKLQGDVEIWEAMSELTKSMCWDMLNKTKDKINRVGMVIYKKPLNNECYEKRPKSNPPLCEDSDDPNAAWNIPLQACMHKLPVDRDLRGSQWPQPWPQRLEKAPYWLNDSQVGVYGKPAPKDFMTDFEHWKYVVNNAYMKGMGIDWSIVRNVMDMRAIYGGFAAALQGEVNAWVMNVVSINSLDTLPIIYERGLFGIYHDWCESFSTYPRSYDLLHADHLFSRLKQRCKLLPVISEVDRILRPQGKLIVRDSAEVIGEVEDIAKSLNYEVKVTSLKDNEGFLCVQKTMWRPKEVETTSPSLA; from the exons ATGGCATTTGGGAAGAGCTCCTTAATGGATTCTAGGAGGTCATCGTCATCATCGTCGCATTGGTCAATGATGACCCCCGTCTTGTTCATTGCTCTTTGCTTGATTGGTGTTTGGATGATGACTTCAACTACTATAGTTCCTGTTGACGAGTCCTTGGGAAACAAATCGGAGATGAAGCAACAGGTAACCGAGAGCGATACCAAGACGTACGAAGACAGCTCAGGAGATGTTCCTGATGAAGGAGGGAGAAGAGATGCCGACGGGAACATGGAGGATGCGACAACTGAATTGAAATCTGAGTCATCAGAAGAGCAGAGCATGATTGACAAAACTGATGAAAACTCAACAGGAAAAGTTCAGAATGATGATCTTGGCAAGGATGATGAGGGGAAGAAGGATGAAAATCCAAATCAGACTTCATATAATGATGAGATTGGGAATGCAGAGGGTGAAGAAACCATCAAAGAAGGCAGCCAAGGGACTAATGGTGGAGACATGAACACAGTAGAGGCTGCACAAGAAATTACAGGCAGTGATCTAGGGAGTAAATCTGCCCAATTGACATTCAGTGATGAAAATGGAAAAATGGAGGGTGGAGAAATGGCTAAAGATAACGCAGAAATAAAAGTAAATAGTCAGGAGAATGGGCaagagaagagcaaggaacagaGTTCTCAAGAAACCACAATCAGTGATCAGGAAAAGACTGCAGCACTGCATTCTACAAACCAAGATAAAAGCTCAGAGAATAGTTCAGATGATGAAAACAATGGAGATGGGGAAACAAATGATGAGGAAATGATCAATGAACCTATCGAAACACAAGAGAGTGGTCAAGAGAGAGACCAAGAGAAAAGGTCAGAAGAGAATTATCAAGGTTCTACAGAGAGTAATGAGGAAACGAAAATAGACCAAAAGCTTAATGAAGTGTCAGGAAATGGGAGAGGTACTAATTCAGAGCAAATTTCAGATGAAAGCAAAGGAGATGAGCAAGCAGGGCAGTATTTTAATGACAAAACAGATAATGCGCAAAATAAGAGCATCGAGCAGAATGGTGAAATGTTCTTCGATGGAAAGGACCAAATACAAGTAACTGAAAAGGGCAAACAAAAGCCTAATGGGACCACCTCAGTACAGCAAAACAAAGATCACCTTTATGATGAGATGTTGTTGTCTAATGGAGCTCAGTCAGAGCTACTAAATGAGAGCAATAGCCAGAATGGAGCATGGTCTACACAAGTGGCAGAGTCAAAGACTGAGGAGCAATTGCAAGCAGGATTGAAAGAACACAAAAACATGTACAGTTGGAAACTCTGCAATGTCACTGCAGGAACTGACTATATTCCTTGCCTTGACAATGAGGAAGTCATTAAGAGGCTTAGAACTACTAAACACTATGAGCATCGAGAAAGGCATTGCCCTGATGATCCTCCCACATGTCTGGTTCCTCTTCCTGAAGGATATACACAATCAATTCGATGGCCACATAGCAGGAACAAG ATATGGTACTACAATGTTCCTCATACCTCACTAGCAACAATAAAGGGCCATCAAAATTGGGTGAAAGTCTCAGGAGAATTTCTTACTTTTCCTGGTGGAGGAACACAGTTCAAGCACGGAGCATTACACTATATTGATTTCATTCAGGAG TCTGTACCTGGTATAGCTTGGGGAAAGAATAGCCGAGTTGTACTGGATGTTGGCTGCGGAGTGGCTAGCTTCGGAGGTTTTTTATTTGACAGAGATGTACTCACAATGTCATTTGCTCCTAAAGATGAGCATGAAGCTCAGGTGCAGTTTGCTCTTGAAAGAGGAATCCCAGCTATGTCAGCGGTCATGGGCACTAAAAGACTATCTTTCCCCGGAATGGTCTTTGATGTTATCCATTGCGCTCGTTGTAGGGTTCCTTGGCACATAGAAG GTGGCAAGTTACTATTAGAGTTGAACCGTTTATTGCGGCCAGGTGGCTACTTTGTTTGGTCAGCTACACCTGTTTATCAAAAACTTCAAGGGGATGTTGAGATCTGGGAGG CCATGTCAGAATTGACAAAGTCCATGTGCTGGGATATGTTGAACAAGACAAAGGATAAAATCAACCGAGTCGGCATGGTAATATATAAGAAACCTCTGAACAACGAATGCTATGAGAAAAGACCCAAAAGCAATCCTCCCCTCTGTGAAGATTCTGACGACCCCAATGCAGCCTG GAACATTCCTCTGCAAGCATGCATGCACAAGCTGCCTGTAGATCGTGATCTTAGAGGATCGCAGTGGCCACAGCCATGGCCACAGAGACTGGAGAAGGCACCTTACTGGTTGAATGACTCACAGGTCGGAGTTTATGGGAAACCTGCGCCCAAGGACTTTATGACAGATTTTGAGCATTGGAAATATGTCGTAAACAACGCTTATATGAAGGGAATGGGAATTGACTGGTCTATTGTGAGGAATGTCATGGACATGAGAGCCATATATGGAGG GTTTGCTGCAGCTCTGCAAGGGGAGGTGAATGCCTGGGTCATGAATGTTGTCTCTATCAATTCCCTGGATACTCTTCCGATTATATACGAGCGTGGGCTCTTTGGAATATACCATGACTGGTGTGAATCGTTCAGCACCTACCCGAGATCATATGATCTGCTCCATGCGGATCATCTATTCTCCAGACTGAAGCAGAG GTGCAAATTGTTGCCGGTTATATCTGAAGTGGATCGCATTCTAAGGCCACAAGGCAAGCTCATTGTAAGAGACAGTGCAGAGGTAATTGGTGAGGTTGAGGACATAGCCAAATCACTCAACTATGAAGTCAAAGTGACTTCTCTGAAGGACAATGAGGGTTTCTTGTGCGTCCAGAAGACAATGTGGAGGCCAAAAGAAGTTGAGACCACTTCGCCATCGCTGGCTTAG